A single Stutzerimonas stutzeri DNA region contains:
- a CDS encoding DUF411 domain-containing protein, whose amino-acid sequence MHTKLALFAGLFLAASAQAAEIIDVHRDASCGCCKDWVKYLQANGFEVRDHVERNMSAVKQHLGVAPRLGSCHTGVIDGGKFIEGHVPVAQILELKQRSDLVGVAVPGMPAGSPGMDYGQPAQAYQVIGLTADGRDVVIADYAVP is encoded by the coding sequence ATGCACACTAAACTCGCCCTTTTCGCCGGTCTGTTCCTGGCCGCCAGCGCCCAGGCCGCGGAGATCATCGACGTGCACCGCGACGCCAGCTGCGGCTGCTGCAAGGACTGGGTCAAGTACCTGCAGGCCAACGGTTTCGAGGTGCGCGACCATGTCGAGCGCAACATGAGCGCGGTCAAGCAACACCTCGGGGTGGCGCCCCGGCTGGGTTCCTGCCACACCGGCGTCATCGATGGGGGAAAGTTCATCGAGGGCCACGTCCCGGTCGCGCAAATTCTCGAACTCAAGCAGCGCTCGGACCTTGTCGGCGTCGCCGTACCGGGCATGCCGGCTGGCTCACCGGGCATGGACTACGGCCAACCGGCACAGGCCTATCAGGTCATCGGCCTGACAGCCGACGGCAGGGACGTGGTAATCGCCGATTACGCCGTGCCGTAA
- a CDS encoding heavy-metal-associated domain-containing protein, translated as MSTIDLQVQGMTCGACVRHVIQALTPVAGVTDVAVDLGAGRARVEGDADHAALIAALVEAGYPARLDAKATPRTPSGAGCGSRCGCH; from the coding sequence ATGAGCACTATCGATCTTCAGGTACAGGGCATGACGTGCGGCGCCTGTGTTCGTCATGTCATTCAGGCGTTGACCCCTGTCGCGGGCGTCACCGATGTCGCGGTCGACCTCGGTGCTGGCCGGGCTCGCGTCGAGGGCGACGCCGATCATGCGGCACTGATCGCCGCGCTGGTCGAGGCAGGCTACCCAGCCCGACTCGACGCCAAGGCAACGCCTCGAACCCCATCCGGCGCCGGTTGCGGCAGCCGCTGCGGTTGCCACTAG
- a CDS encoding heavy metal response regulator transcription factor, with protein sequence MKLLVAEDEPKTGMYLQQGLSEAGFTVDRVTTGPDALQSVLSAPYDLLILDVMMPGLDGWEVLRRVRAAGHEVPVLFLTARDRVEDRVKGLELGADDYLVKPFAFSELLARVRTLLRRGHAAALQTQLKVADLEVDLLKRRAVRGGQRIDLTAKEFALLELLLRRRGEVLPKSLIASQVWDMNFDSDTNVIEVAIRRLRAKIDDDFQPKLIHTARGMGYMLDVPDEP encoded by the coding sequence ATGAAACTTCTGGTCGCTGAAGACGAACCGAAAACCGGCATGTACCTGCAGCAGGGACTGAGCGAAGCAGGATTCACCGTCGACCGCGTGACCACGGGTCCCGACGCCCTGCAATCGGTGCTGAGCGCGCCGTACGACCTGTTGATCCTGGACGTCATGATGCCGGGGCTCGACGGTTGGGAAGTGCTGCGCCGGGTGCGAGCGGCAGGGCATGAAGTGCCGGTGCTGTTTCTGACCGCGCGCGATCGCGTCGAAGACCGGGTCAAGGGGCTGGAGTTGGGCGCCGACGACTATCTGGTCAAGCCATTCGCGTTTTCCGAACTGCTGGCACGGGTGCGCACCTTGCTGCGGCGGGGCCATGCGGCGGCATTGCAGACGCAGTTGAAAGTCGCCGATCTTGAGGTCGACCTGCTCAAGCGACGCGCCGTGCGGGGCGGCCAGCGTATCGATCTGACTGCCAAGGAATTCGCGTTGCTGGAACTGCTGCTGCGACGGCGGGGCGAAGTGTTGCCCAAATCGCTGATCGCCTCGCAGGTCTGGGACATGAATTTCGACAGCGACACCAACGTCATCGAGGTGGCGATTCGCAGGCTCAGGGCGAAGATCGACGACGATTTCCAGCCCAAGCTGATCCACACTGCGCGCGGCATGGGTTACATGCTCGACGTGCCGGATGAACCGTGA
- a CDS encoding heavy metal sensor histidine kinase, translated as MRRLSLTARLSLMFMLAVTGVLGAAGFFFKQLSQHHFDQLDRHALEEKLQASRSLLAGLDDLSGFDALRPQLQALLGGHSELTAQIFDAQGRLLFADSGSGAPPTGVHPHAAVDGELQREGRVWQRQSGEVSVAGQPLKVVLALDVTAHKRFFHTLTGWLWLALVMCALVSALLGWLLARSGLRPLREVTQVAASVSARSLTERIPSESTPAELQQLVSAFNAMLTRLEEAFVRLSNFSADIAHELRTPLSNLMTHTEVVLTRGRSAEDYQDNLYSNLEELRRMARMIDDMLFLAKADNGLIVPDAQSIELNALCAQLLDFYQLTADERGIRFELSGDGRINGDPLMLRRALSNLLSNALRYTPDGGVIHLGIASGQNGVALSIGNPGASIAEEHLPRLFDRFYRVDPARREGSPSNAGLGLAITRSIVEAHQGEIRCSSRDGWTAFDILFRHRG; from the coding sequence GTGAGGCGGTTGTCGCTCACCGCCCGGCTCAGCCTCATGTTCATGCTGGCAGTGACCGGCGTGCTCGGTGCGGCGGGCTTTTTCTTCAAGCAGCTGAGCCAGCATCACTTCGACCAGCTTGACCGCCATGCGCTGGAAGAGAAGTTGCAGGCCAGCCGCAGCCTGTTGGCTGGGCTCGACGATCTCTCCGGGTTCGATGCCTTGCGCCCGCAGCTGCAAGCGCTGCTGGGCGGCCACAGCGAGCTGACGGCGCAGATATTCGATGCCCAGGGACGCCTGTTGTTCGCCGATTCTGGGTCAGGGGCGCCGCCGACAGGCGTTCATCCGCATGCCGCTGTCGATGGCGAACTGCAGCGCGAGGGCCGTGTCTGGCAGCGCCAAAGCGGTGAGGTAAGCGTTGCCGGGCAACCGCTGAAGGTCGTGCTCGCCCTTGACGTCACCGCGCACAAGCGTTTCTTCCACACCCTGACCGGCTGGCTCTGGCTGGCCCTGGTGATGTGCGCCCTGGTCAGCGCATTGCTCGGATGGTTGCTGGCACGCAGTGGTTTGCGCCCGCTGAGAGAGGTGACGCAGGTGGCCGCTTCGGTATCGGCAAGGTCACTGACCGAGCGCATTCCCAGCGAATCGACACCGGCCGAGTTGCAGCAACTGGTGTCGGCGTTCAATGCGATGCTCACCCGGCTGGAAGAGGCCTTCGTCAGGCTGTCGAACTTTTCCGCGGATATCGCTCACGAGTTGCGTACGCCGCTCTCCAACCTGATGACCCACACCGAGGTGGTGCTGACGCGGGGCCGCAGTGCGGAAGACTATCAAGACAATCTGTACTCGAACCTGGAAGAGCTGCGCCGGATGGCGCGCATGATCGATGACATGCTGTTTCTGGCCAAGGCCGACAACGGCCTGATCGTTCCGGACGCGCAGTCCATTGAATTGAACGCGCTGTGCGCCCAACTGCTGGATTTCTACCAACTGACGGCCGATGAGCGCGGCATCCGCTTCGAGTTGTCCGGTGATGGCCGGATCAATGGCGATCCGCTGATGTTGCGGCGGGCGCTGTCGAACCTGCTGTCGAACGCCCTACGCTATACGCCTGACGGCGGCGTCATCCATCTGGGCATCGCGTCGGGGCAGAACGGGGTCGCGCTCAGTATCGGAAATCCCGGCGCGAGCATCGCCGAGGAGCATCTACCGCGGCTGTTCGACCGATTCTACCGGGTCGACCCGGCGCGCCGTGAAGGCAGCCCGAGCAATGCCGGGCTGGGGTTGGCGATCACCCGGTCGATCGTCGAGGCGCATCAGGGTGAGATCCGTTGCAGCAGCCGCGACGGCTGGACCGCGTTCGACATCCTGTTTCGCCATCGCGGCTGA
- the trhA gene encoding PAQR family membrane homeostasis protein TrhA, with protein sequence MYHGEKFNAWTHLAGGVLALIGTVWLLVLAAMDGDLAKIVSVAIYGFTLVLLYSTSTLYHSVRGRAKAIMQKLDHLSIYLLIAGSYTPFCLVTLRGAWGWWLFGIVWSLALIGMLQEIKPRSEARVLSIVIYAVMGWIVLVAVKPLLAALGTAGFSWLVAGGVSYTAGIIFFAYDQRFRHWHGIWHLFVIVGSLLHFVAILRYVV encoded by the coding sequence ATGTACCACGGAGAAAAATTCAACGCCTGGACGCACTTGGCCGGCGGTGTGCTGGCCCTGATCGGGACGGTCTGGCTGCTCGTCCTGGCGGCCATGGATGGCGACCTGGCGAAGATCGTCAGCGTGGCCATCTACGGCTTCACCCTGGTGCTCCTGTACAGCACATCGACGCTGTATCACAGCGTACGGGGGCGCGCGAAAGCGATCATGCAGAAGCTCGACCACCTGTCGATCTACCTGCTGATCGCCGGCAGCTACACGCCCTTCTGCCTGGTCACCCTGCGAGGCGCCTGGGGTTGGTGGTTATTCGGCATCGTCTGGTCGCTGGCCCTGATCGGCATGTTGCAGGAAATCAAACCGCGCTCGGAAGCGCGGGTGCTGTCCATCGTCATCTATGCGGTCATGGGCTGGATCGTGCTGGTCGCGGTAAAGCCGTTGCTCGCCGCACTCGGCACCGCCGGGTTCAGCTGGCTGGTCGCAGGCGGTGTGTCGTACACCGCAGGGATCATCTTCTTTGCGTACGATCAGCGCTTCCGCCACTGGCACGGCATCTGGCACCTGTTCGTCATCGTCGGCAGCCTGCTGCATTTCGTGGCGATCCTGCGCTACGTGGTCTGA
- a CDS encoding DUF4197 domain-containing protein, whose product MLRTTSLIAGLLLCAGAQALSLNDLSQGDASAGLKDALSQGAKVAVQQLGRPGGFSEDPDVRIELPGNIGKASRMLKMMGMGAQVEELETSMNKAAEAAVPQAQALLLDAVKKMTVADAKAILAGGNDSATQYLNKTSREEIRARFLPIIKQATDQVGVAQQYNALAGKASGLGAVDAKYGTVEGYVTEQALDGLFTIIAEQEAGIRQNPAQAATSVAKKVFGVLMGN is encoded by the coding sequence ATGCTGCGTACCACCTCCCTAATCGCCGGCCTGCTGCTTTGCGCCGGCGCCCAAGCCCTCTCGCTCAACGACCTCAGCCAGGGAGACGCCAGCGCTGGGCTCAAGGACGCCCTCAGCCAAGGCGCCAAGGTTGCGGTACAGCAGCTCGGCCGTCCGGGCGGTTTCAGCGAGGACCCCGATGTGCGCATCGAGCTGCCAGGCAATATCGGCAAGGCTTCGCGCATGCTGAAGATGATGGGCATGGGTGCTCAGGTCGAAGAACTCGAAACCAGCATGAACAAGGCAGCCGAAGCAGCCGTACCGCAAGCACAAGCCTTGCTGCTGGATGCGGTCAAGAAGATGACCGTTGCCGATGCCAAGGCGATCCTTGCCGGCGGCAACGACTCGGCGACGCAATACCTGAACAAGACCAGCCGGGAGGAGATCCGCGCCAGATTCCTGCCCATCATCAAGCAGGCGACCGATCAGGTCGGCGTCGCCCAGCAGTACAACGCCCTGGCCGGAAAGGCATCGGGCCTCGGTGCGGTCGACGCCAAATACGGCACGGTCGAAGGCTACGTGACCGAGCAGGCGCTCGACGGGCTCTTCACGATCATTGCCGAACAGGAAGCCGGGATTCGCCAGAACCCGGCGCAGGCGGCGACCAGCGTAGCGAAAAAGGTATTCGGCGTACTGATGGGTAACTGA